GGCCCTGTGCTGTACGGGGAGAGGACACTGAGCTCCTGGAGAGCAACAACAGTGAGTGACTTATATCTAGGACAGCGTTcctccagcaccccccaccccaggcggTTAGTTCTACAGGAGAACGCTGAGGCATCACAGGTTAAACAAACTCTCCAAGGAGAGAGAATTAGCTACTGGAGGAGGTAAGACTAGAGTGCAGATCCCCAGGTCCTTAGGCTTGTGGTACTTCTACCTTCACTGCTGTGGGGCCCGTGTCTTCATGTGGCTGTCTCCCCCACAAGCCACAGCAGAGGCAATACAGGATCCCAGGGTAGGCCCCAGCTGTTGCAAGATCTTGCACagggttgttttttaaattgtgcaagtccagggctcctgagtggctcagtcggtaaagcgtctgctttcggctcaggtcatgatctcagggtcctgaaatcaggctccgtgttgggctccctgtttgcaggcaacctgcttctacctctccctctgcctctccccctgctgtggtctctctctttctctctaccaaacaaataaatagagcctttaaaaataaagtaaaataaatcgtGCAAGACCAACACTGTGGacattttgtggtttttgttggttttcgTGGTCACTGTAGGTGACATTTGTGGACGTTACATCAGAACTGTCAGTCAACCATCTCATTCCCAAATAgggagtgctttttttttttttttttaagatagaattGACAAAAGACTTTTACTAGATCCAGATAAACAGCATAGTGATCCTGTATTcatatgtattgtgaaatgaccaCCACAAGAAACCTAGTCAACGTTTGTCACCATAcataattacacttttttttccttgtgacaAATGGAAAACACTTTCCATATTGGGGGGTTGTCTTTGACCTCCAAGTTCACAAGTCATGGTGaagaaaaaggttttcttttcctcttttcattatAAGACATGAAACTAAAAATGGGAACACAAGCTGACAATCAGAACTATTTCGTTTTTTTAGAGACGGAGACCACCTCTCCCTCAttcctctctgttctctgaaACGTCTTGGCTTTCCCCTAATTCACTAACTCCTGTCTGCCACCAGGAAGCTTGAGAATCCTGATGTAATAATTTAGGATGAAATATATACCCTTCtggaaacaatttttatttttttggaggaaTCTCACttacactctttttaaaaaaatttattctgttattttagtcaccatacagtacatcattattttttgatggaGAGTTCCATGACTTATTGTTGGTGTAGAACATTTGAGGTGTAGGTTATTGTTCCTGTTTTAAAGCTAAGAAACCAAACCTCAGTGAACTGGACCTAGTCCAAAGACATGGAACTTTGGAGGAATATAGTAAATATTCAGAGCTGTGGGCCGGGgtcatctttttctctctatacCATTTGAACTCCATAGCAACTCTATTATATTGTATCAACAGGGGATATTCCACCTGGAATCAGAGATGTTATCTGCCTTACGGAACATGGAACCTGCAGACTTTTCTTCTGCCATTTTGGTGAGAAAAAGGCGGAAATATGCTCCAACCCCTGGAATAGGTGCTGCCTGCCAGCtactgaggcagaaagaaaaaacaaaccagagaCGTACAGCAAAAACTAAGGCAAAACGGATAAAGCTGAGACCTAACATGtaagcttctggaaggcaggagggCTCCTGAAGCATCCACGTGTGGCTCAtcgtaggtgttcaataaatgtttgttgaatgaatccaGCAGCAAGGGTGAAGGTCTGATGAAAAAATTTTCCTAAAAGCTTGCTTACttgacctcttctttttttttttttcttaaagagtctCAGAAATGTGTAATAGCCTACCTCCTTTGCCTGTTCCTGAGAGTGTGTCTCACTGACCCACAGACAGGGGTGGACTAGACACCAAGCAACCAGAATGATCTCATCTACAGAGGGACAGAAATGCAGTCAGTCAGTCTTCTGGCCCCTTTCCCACCAACgtatagtacatcactagtttctgATGTAaggttcagtgattcattagttacatataacacccagtgctcaccacatcacacgccctccttcatgcccagctgaacccccccccccgccccccactctgtaaccctcagtttgtttccctgcATCCAGAGTCTCTCTGGCTCGTCGCCCTCTGATTTCTAGTGGAAGCCAGGTCTGGTCTGGGGTGCCTGCTCAGTGAggtaagcagctgactcttgatttcagctcaggtcatgcatggtcttcgggtcttgagatcaaaccccacatcggctcctcgctcagcatggagtctacttgtctacttgtccctctccctccccctctgcacatgcattttctctctctctctcaaataaataaataaataaataaatattttttgaaaagaggggcacctgggtggctcagtcggttaagcatctgccttgggcttagatcatgatcccggggtcctgggatcgagccccacatatgGCTCTctgtcagcggggagcctgtttccctccgTCTCTGTGCTCgcaccgtctctctctctctcaggtaaataaataaaatcttaaagaaagaaatagagaaaaagaaatcaggccTGGTGTGGCTTTCAATGGGGGAAATGTTATCTTTCTTGAATGGGCAATGTGGATGTGAGGAGGAAAACCTACAGCATTGCCCGGCACAAAGCTGGCCCCTGGGGTGTTCGCTGGGGCTCAGAGGGACAGACATGAGGTGAAGGTAAGGAGGACCAGGAAGAGGGTCGGGTGTCCAGGATGTCCGCAGTGACCTCCTTTCGCTTTCCTCTCTCCTGGGAAGGAACCAGATGGGACCCTGCCCAGATGTCTAGATGCGCCCAGGGACCTGGATTCAGGTTCTTGCTTGCCTCTCTGAAATACTGAACAAATTACTTCATATCCgtgataatttttgaaattatccCGTTGTACATGGTCTTACAAAGCCCTAGTATGTTTCTAAGTTGAGGTAAAACTCCTCCAATTGTTACTTCCCAAAGCCAGAACCTACCTTGGCGGGGCCGACAGCGGGTCGGTACCAGAACCTACCTCGAGAGGGCGCGTTGCTGCCTTCGGAGCGTGCAAACCTGATCTTCTAACGGGGCGTGGAGAGAGAGGTTCGGGTTCGCTGAACGAAGCCGCTGGCGGAGTCAGTTCTGGGCTGAGAACAAAGGGAGCCTGAAGTAGCAACCCTTCCAGCCTGCATTTCTTGGCGTTAGATAAATTATAGTGTCTCATTCATTTCTGCCCCACGATAGGTTTGTGGGAATTAATTGAATGGATCAGGATAGGTACGAAGGTGTCACCGCGCAGCTCTTctttggtggggggaggcaggtggcTGCAGAACGATGAATAATGACAGCAGAGCCTGCTGGCTTCCTGCCGCAGCTGGTCTGCTGGCGTTTTGACCCCCAGCAGTGACCGGCGCTGAGCAGCCTCTGCTGTCAGGAAGCAGCAgaaaggtggtgggggggggggtgctcagaAGAGCCTCCCCAGGTTCTAACCTCAGTCTGCCACTGAGCTGTGCTCCCTGACTGCCTCCTCCAGGGATTTATAGGAGAGACTCGGGTAGGATTATAAATCACATAAAAATGGTTGAGGGCACTGCCTCCTGCCTTTGGGTCCCAGATCTCTCTCAACCTGGGGACTTACGAGGACAACCTCATTCTTGCTCTCAGACACGTGCATCACACAGTTAGGGGCAGCTGGGAGGAGGTGTGGGCAGACTTGCAGCAGTGGCAAGCCTCTTCTCTTGGTGGAACCGGAGTTGGGAGCAAGAACCCTCCACTGATCCAAGGAAGGGCTGAGTTTCCTGATGGCTGGGGGCCCCAGGCAgccagctggaggcagaggggccAGGCTGTGGCCGACAGGATCCAGTGTTTTATACCTGGCAAGTCTGTACATCTTCCCCATAGCTCCTTTTTCTAAGACAAGTATCATCTTCCCCACTGAACCTCTCCAAGACTCAGCCGCCTCTTCTGAGATGACTTAGTATGTAACTAGGGATGACAGAATGTTCCTTCCCTGCAATCATATGGGTTCGAATGTCCCCTCCAGTGGAACCTTCTCTGACCCCCTGCCCTGAATTTCTGCAGGCAGAATCAATGGCTGCACCCCTCATGCCTTCCTCTTAGGGGCTCTGCCTCTGTGATGCAGTTATCCAGCCATTATCATTGCCATGCCTACCTCTCCTGCTAAACTAGGTGATCCTTCACTCAGTTCTGGGCCTCACTCCTATTTAAACGATTAGTGACCAGCCAAGCTCAATGTGAAAAGGGTGAAGAAATAAATCAGTTAATCCACGTCTCAAGCACAGGTCTTCAGTCCACTGGCACCATCGTTACTGATCTTCACATAGAACATGGGGATGCCAGGGAAGCCGGACACCCCCTGAAGCCTTAGCAGCCCTGTCTCTTTCGTCACTGCTGGTCAGGGAGTGGGACAGAGCCCTTGCTAGCCCTGCCCTGTTATACAGCCTCACAACTGAGCTCAGAGCTGGCTCCTTTTCAGGGGAGTTAGTGGCTCCCCTGTGGGCAGTATGGGGCACAGAACATGGGCTGGAGATGCCTTAGGGAGTCCTCCTGGATCCTGAGTCTCCAGAAGGAGCATTTGCCTGCTGTCCCCTGCCTTTCGGCCACAGAATCTTAGACAAAAAAAGGAACCGAGAGACCATTTGATAAAAACCATGTCCTCCGAAAGACAGCAGGCTGTCACGGGAAGACTCTGGAAGAAGCAATCAAAACGGCTGAGCTGGGTTTAGCTTGCAGTTCAAGACGGCCATGTAAAAAGCCTCTGAATGCACCTCCTCCGGAGAACACCCCAAATTAGTGTCGGGACCAGAACAGATCTCTCTGCCTGGGGCACAGGGGAAAAGCCACGGTTTAAAAGAGCCACCAGCATGTAAAAGAGCACAAGAGCTCAGCCAAGCAGTGCGGATACACTGCAGAGAAAGGTGAGACGCCTGTCCTCTCGCTGCCTCTGAAGGTGAGATGTCACCACCAGATCCTGCGCCCGGACAACCTCGGGCAGGGGCAGACAAGCACGCTAATGTCACTGCCATGTCTCTTGGGCCAAACCCTGCATCCTCACGCCGGGCAGAGTCGGGCTCCCACAGACTGACTGTCTACCGTCTAAATAGCACCTGTCTGCTGAGGCAGCACACCAATACAGGGACGGAATGGGTTTATTACAAACCAAACAAGAACACCCTTCAAAAGAGTCCTTTTGGAAAGCCACAGGCCATCCACATAAACAATAATGCTGCAATCGCTCGACATATTAAAATTCCTCCTTCGGAACTGTCTTGGCAATCCTCTTCCATAAAAACTCAGAAAGAATCTAGTTCAGCACCACTGTAAACTTCACCAGCCAAAGAAACCAAAAGCCCCAGGAGGTCAGAAATCCGCCCATGGTCGGGGGCGACCTCCCTCACTCGGGGGAGAAGGAAGCCTCAGCCAGACACAGGAACCGTGAAGAGCGGCCATGTCTGCAATGCAGGGTGTCCTCATCGTGGCTGGATGCCAGATGGACCTGCGCTTTGCAACTGTCCCCCTCTCTGGAAGGCAGGCCGGTGGTGCCCCACTGACGGGTTATTCCCCAGGTGACTCCACGGGAGACAGGCATGTCTCCTCTGCAGGGAAGCACCTGCCTGCCGAAGTCTGAGAACTCAGGCGGGGAGGGGCCTGGCTGGGAGAGGCTGATGCCCACGGTCACCCAGAGGGAGGCCCCAGGCAGGGTTCAGAGAGCATCAGCTTGGGGCCCAGGGATATATGACTCCGGCTGGGTCTGCCTGCGTCCAGGTCCG
The nucleotide sequence above comes from Mustela erminea isolate mMusErm1 chromosome 21, mMusErm1.Pri, whole genome shotgun sequence. Encoded proteins:
- the LOC116581709 gene encoding sperm-associated antigen 11-like; the encoded protein is MKGLFLFSVLFCLVQVNSGDIPPGIRDVICLTEHGTCRLFFCHFGEKKAEICSNPWNRCCLPATEAERKNKPETYSKN